Genomic segment of Mycolicibacterium psychrotolerans:
CGGTCGGGCGCAAGCTGGGCCTGCCCAAGCGGGTGATGTCGATCCTGACCGGCGAGAGTCTGATCAACGACGCCGCCGCGCTGGCGCTGTTCTCCGCCGCCGTCGCGCAGGTCGCGGGCACCCACACCTTCATCGAGAACCCGGTGCTGCTGTTCGGCTACAGCGCGGTGCTGGGCCCGTTGATCGGTGCCGCGCTCGGCTATGTGACGCTGTGGATCCGGCGCCGACTGGCCAGTCCGGCGCTGGAGACAGTGCAGGGACTGATGGTGCCGTTCGCGGCGTTCCTCATCGCCGAGGAGGTGCACGCCTCGGGTGTGCTGGCCGTCGTGGTCGCCGGATTCGTCGTCGGCAGCGGCACGGTCGACGCGGGATATCAGACCCGCCTGCAGGAACGGTACGTGTGGAACTCGGTCGACGTGCTGCTCGAGGCGTTCGTGTTCGCCTATATCGGTCTGCACCTGCGCTTCGTGCTCGAGGATCTGCGCGAGGCGCACGAATCGCTGGTCGAGGTGGCGGTGGCGTCGGCCGTCGTGCTGGTGATCGTGCTCGCCATCCGGCCGCTGTCGGTGTTCGCGATGTTCGGCAGGGGAGTGCTGTCCCGTCAGGTCGAGAAACGGCTCAGCGTACCGATTCCCGATCAGGGCGGCCGCGGTGCGCTGGGCACGCGACGGCGCGCCGCCGTTCCGCCGCGGTGGCGTTCCCGCATCGACATCCGCGCGTTGAGTTGGCAGGAGAACGTCGTGGTGTCGTGGACCGGCATGCGCGGGGTGGTGACTTTGGCTGCGGCCGCCGCGATCCCGGCGACGACGTCGGTGGGGGAGCCGTTCCCCGAACGGGCGACGATTCAGGCGATCGCGTTCGTGGTGAGTGTGGGAACGCTTCTGCTGCAAGGGGCGACGCTGCCGCTGCTGATCCGCCGGCTGGATCTGTCCTCGGACGACGAGCAGGCCTATACCGTCGCCGAAACCGAGAAGGCCGAGCGCGTGGTGCATGCCGCCGCAGACGAGGTACTCGCCGCGTTCCGGGCGAATCCTCCTGCGGGACTGGACCCGCGGGTGCTCGCCGAGATCC
This window contains:
- a CDS encoding cation:proton antiporter: MELILVVVGAIVVTAVAHRRGLEPALIIVVVGIAVSFLPGFEAPELDSHVLLSVVLPPLLYSAALDFSFPTFLRNIKPILGLGVALVVVTAFTVALVSSWLAVVPLTFGTALVLGAIVAPPDAVTAVAVGRKLGLPKRVMSILTGESLINDAAALALFSAAVAQVAGTHTFIENPVLLFGYSAVLGPLIGAALGYVTLWIRRRLASPALETVQGLMVPFAAFLIAEEVHASGVLAVVVAGFVVGSGTVDAGYQTRLQERYVWNSVDVLLEAFVFAYIGLHLRFVLEDLREAHESLVEVAVASAVVLVIVLAIRPLSVFAMFGRGVLSRQVEKRLSVPIPDQGGRGALGTRRRAAVPPRWRSRIDIRALSWQENVVVSWTGMRGVVTLAAAAAIPATTSVGEPFPERATIQAIAFVVSVGTLLLQGATLPLLIRRLDLSSDDEQAYTVAETEKAERVVHAAADEVLAAFRANPPAGLDPRVLAEIRGIVARHSQDADEMPDPDAHTPRAEVFAQLYRDVLSAQRAALIAERDEGSIDDEAVRAMLERLDLQEAGVSARLESRF